ACAAAGGAAACAACCAAGGTAAACTAAAAGCTTTACTGCATAATAAAGCCATTACAAACTTGTTAGCAAAAATCGCGCCTACAAAACCAGAAGGTGTCCTAATCGATCAATTCACGCAGCCGGATACATATTATAAATATTTAGCAAAACAAAAAGCAGTACAGCGTGAAAATGTTTACTTCGCTACAAAAGGCGAAAGTGTCCATTTAGCAGTAGCCGCAGCTTCCATCTTAGCTCGTTACTCATTCGTAAAACAGTTTGATGAACTAAGCAAAAAAGCCGGCATGCCACTTCCGAAAGGTGCGGGTAAACAAGTTGATATTGCCGCAGCTAAATTAATTCAAAAGCTCGGAAAAGAAAGACTCCCTGAGTTTGTGAAACTACATTTTGCTAATACAGAAAAAGCGTTTCGCTTATTGAAAAAATAACTACTTTTTAGTATCGACAGGATATAGATGAACTAAACAAGGCGAAAAGAATTGAGTTCTTTTCGCCTTTTATGAATGAAGAATGGGTAAATAGAATCTCGCACGCTCCTATTTTTGTCGCATATCGTCGGAAGATCGATATATTTCAATTTCTGCCGATATACGTTCATTTACTATTCACCTAAAAAAGAGAGTCTCCATGACTCCCTTTTTATGTTCAACTTCGTTTCTGCTTCTTATTTGATGAAGGTACTTTATGAGAACCCGTTTCATGCGTAGTCGTTCCTTGTCCTTCCACTTCTGGAGAACCTAGGCCTGATCTAGAATGATCTGTTTTCACTTTTTTACTCATTGCACTCACCCCCAAGATTACTTTTTACTTAAGGGTAAAAAACTATGCAACATAACCATCTAAACATACACTGGCTACTCTTTTATTTTCGTGTCTGTTTTTCACTAATGTCCCATAAACGTTTTGCGACATCCTTATCCAAGGCAGCTTCAGACGGCTTTTCTATTTGCTTATCGACATAGTAAAAACCACTATGATCAGTAAATCCAGTTGATTCTGCTAGCCATATTAAAGTTTCAGCGCCTTCCTCAGGCGTACGAGAGAAAGGTTTCATTGCTGCCATAGTTAAGCGAGCAACCAGACCATTGTCCTGGTTGAAATTCGTAGCCACTAGCCCCGGGTCGAAACTGTAAGCGATAACACCTGTTCCCTCCAACCGCTGTGCCAATTCAGAGGTAAATAAAATATTAGCTAATTTTGTTTGGGCATAACGCATCGTAGGACCGCCCATGAATCTCTTAACACCACGATAAAGTTGTTCTGCATCTAAATCATCGAAATCAATTCCCTTTTTAGCCATTTTGTGACCATGAGATGCGGTGGTAATGACACGAGCAGGAGCACTTTCCTTTAAACGCTCCAACAGCAAATTAGTAAGTAGGAATGGACCTAAATGGTTAACCGCCCAAGTCATCTCCAAACCGTCCTCCGTAATTTTCCTTGTTTGAAATAAAGCGCCAGCATTATTCACTAATATATCTATTCTAGGACACTTTTCTAAAATATCAGTAGCTACCCGGCGTATAGATTGTTGGGAAGCCATATCAGCCAGAAATAGATCTACCACCGCATTCCCATTCGTTAGATCCTGAATTTGAGTCATAGCATCATTCGCTTTTGCTTCGTTGCGTGCAATGATTCCTAGCTTGGCGCCGCGTTCTGCAAATACCTTAGCTGCCGCTAGTCCAATACCACTTGTTGCACCAGTGATTACTACATACTTGTCACGCAATGTCCACTTTGTATGACTTGGAATTTCCCCCATCGCACCAAAACTCCTTTCCCTTTCCCGTAAATGTTTCATTCGTTTTACTATATATGAAATGAGAAGGGAACTATGAACAACATTTTTTCCAATCTTGAAATACTTAATAAAACTTGAGTTCTAGTCACACCCTCTTCCAATAAAAAAAGCGAGAGCAGTTGCTCTCGCTTTTTTATCATTTTAAAACTCCGAAGAACCTGGAGTTCTTGGGAATGGAATTACGTCACGGATGTTAGCCATGCCAGTGATATACATTAGGAAGCGCTCGAAGCCTAGACCGAATCCAGCGTGTTTTGTACCGCCGTATTTTCTAAGTTCTAAGTACCACCAGTAGTCTTCTTCATTCATGCCTAATTCTTTAATTCTGTCTACTAAAACGTCCATTCTTTCTTCACGTTGGCTTCCGCCGATTAATTCGCCGATGCCAGGAACTAGAAGGTCAGTAGCAGCTACTGTTTTTCCATCTTCATTAAGGCGCATGTAAAATGCTTTAATGTCTTTCGGATAGTCAGTTACGAATACAGGGCGTTTGAAGATTTCTTCTGATAAGTATCTTTCGTGCTCTGTTTGTAAGTCAATACCCCATTCTACTGGATATTTGAAGTCAGCGCCTGATTCTTGAAGCACTTTAATTGCTTCTGTATAAGTGATGCGACCAAAGTCAGAGTTGATTACGTTGTTCATGCGCTCTAGCACTGTTTTATCAACGAAGCTGTTGAAGAATTCCATTTCTTCTGGTGCATGTTCTAATACATATTTCATTGCATATTTCAGCATATCTTCTGTAAGGTTCATTACGTCGCCTAATTCAGCAAATGCAATCTCAGGCTCAACCATCCAGAACTCAGCTGCGTGGCGAGTTGTGTTAGAGTTTTCTGCACGGAATGTAGGTCCGAATGTGTATACATCACGGAATGCTAATGCGTAAGCTTCAGCATTAAGTTGTCCACTTACTGTTAAGTTTGTTTCTTTACCGAAGAAGTCTTTTGATTCATCAACTTGTCCGTCTTCACCTTTTGGCACGTTGTTTAAATCTTGCGTTGTTACGCGGAACATTTCGCCTGCACCTTCTGTATCGCTACCAGTGATAATTGGTGTGTGAACATGTACGAAACCACGCTCTTGGAAGAATTGGTGAATCGCAAACGCTGCGATAGAACGCACGCGGAATGTTGCAGAGAATGCATTTGTTCTTGGACGTAAGTGAGCGATTGTACGTAAGTATTCAAACGTATGACGCTTCTTTTGAAGTGGGTAATCAGAATCTGATAAGCCCTCGATATCAATTTTATCTGCTTTAATTTCAAATGGTTGTTTTGCTCCAGGTGTTGCAATTACTTTACCTTCTACTTTCACTGAAGAGCTAAGTGGAAGTTTTGCAATTTCTTTGAAGTTATCTAATTCTGTATCGAAAACGATTTGAACGCTTTTGAAGAAGCTACCGTCGTTTAATTCGATGAAACCAAATGCTTTTGAATCACGTAAGTTACGAATCCACCCTGATACTTGTACTGTTTGATCTGCATACTTTTCTGTATCTCTATACAGACTTTTTACTAATGTGTTTTCCATAGTGAAATTCTCCTTTGCTGATATATTTAAATACAAAAAAACCTTTCATCCATAAAGGGACGAAAGGTTAAACTTCGCGGTACCACCCAATTTGTCATAAAGACCAACTTTAACTCGTATGTAATACATACTTCCCGGTTTGTAACAGGCCGGATTCCCGTCTAAGTCTACTCTTGAATACAAGATTCAATTTCGGTTAGCAACTCCAAGGTGTTCTTCACATATACCGCCTCATCAGGCTCTCACCGTCCCTGACTCGCTATGGATTATAGTATATATTACTTTTCCTTATCATCGTCTTTCATTTTGTTAAACTAAAATTAATGTACTACATTCGAGGGAAAGATGCAAGATACCTTGATATATATCGGCGATTTTTGCAATTTATCGACCGCAACTTCAAATTTATCAGCGATTTTTATAATTTATCGGCGATTCGACATAGAATATCGACTTATCAACAATAATCGACAACCGCTCCAATAAAAAAATTGCCGGAATTAAATCCGGCAATTTTTAATTACTTACGTAACTCCGCACCAAATTTCTCTTCTACCGCTGTTAATACACGGTTATGTGCTTCTGTTACTTCTTCGTCTGTTAATGTACGTTCTGCATCGAAGTAGTTCATAGAGAATGCAAGTGATTTCTTGCCTTCTTCCATTTTTTCACCTTCGTATAAGTCGAATAGTGTTACGTCTTTCAGAAGTTCTCCGCCAGCTTCAGCAATGACTTGCTTCATTTCACCAGCTTTTGTTTCTTTTGTTACTACAACAGCCATATCACGTGTCATAGATGGGAAACGCGGAATTGCTGAGTAGTAAGTTTCCTCCGCGTCTGCACCGAATACTTTTACAAGAGATAGTTCGAATACGAATGTATTTTTCACATCTAATTGTTTTTCTGTTTCTGGGTGCAATTGACCGATGAATCCAATTACTTCACCATCTAATACGATGTCAGCTGTACGGCCTGGGTGCATACCTTCACGTTTTGCTGGTGCATATGTGATTTGGTTTGCAACGCCAAGTACGTCGAATAATCCTTCTAGTACACCTTTCACAACGAAGAAGTCTACCACTTTCTTCTCACCTTGCCATGCATGGTGAAGAGCAAGACCTGTCATAACACCTGCAAGATGTTGTTCTTCTTTCGGAAGTTCTCCTGCTTCTGTTGGCAAGAAGACAGAACCTACTTCATATAAAGCGACGCTGTCGTTTTTACGAGCAACATTGTATGAAACTGCTTCTAACAATTGTGGTACTAAGCTTAAACGAAGTTGGCTACGCTCTTCACTCATTGGAAGTGCAAGGTTTACAGGAGCTTTTTCGTTTGGCTCAACCATATATTGTTTCGCTTTGTCAGCGCTTGTTAATGAATACGTGATTGCTTCATATAAACCAGCACCTTCTAAGAATCGACGTACTTTACGACGTTTCGTTTGTGCTGCTGTTAATTTACCACGAGTCATCGTTCCAGAAGGTAATGTAACTGGAATGTGGTCATAACCGTATAGGCGTCCCACTTCTTCTACTAAGTCTTCTGAAATTGTAATGTCAGGACGACGTGCTGGTACGTTCACATGGAATGTTCCTTCTACTTCTGTGAATGGGAATTTTAAGTTTGTGAAAATTGTACCCATTTTGCTCGCAGAAATATCTGTACCTAATACACGATTTACTTTTTCAACTGTAACAGATACTGTACGCTCTTGTACTTGTAAGTTATCAACTTCCGCTACGCCTTCAAGGGCTTCGCCACCAGCGTATTTTGCCATTAAAGCAGCAGCGTGTTGAATTGCTTCAAATGTACGTGTTGGGTCGATTCCTTTTTCGAAACGTGCACTTGATTCACTGCGAAGACCTAAGTCTTTTGATGTACGACGTACTGTTTGACCTGCAAAGTATGCAGACTCAATTAGAACGTTTACTGTATCATTTGTAACTTCAGAATCAGCTCCGCCCATTACACCCGCAACAGCTAAAGCTTTTGTGCCGTTTGTAATTACAAGGTGGTGGCTTTGTAATGTACGCTCTTGATCATCTAACGTTTCAATTGTTTCGTCTTCTTTTGCAAGACGAACAACGATTTCTTTTGAACCTAATTTATCGTAATCGAATGCATGTAACGGTTGACCGTATTCCATTAAAATGTAGTTTGTAATATCAACTACGTTGCTAATTGGACGAATGCCAGCTGCCATAAGGCGAGTTTGCATCCACATTGGTGATGGACCAATCTTTACGTTTTTAACCATTTTTGCAATATATAATGGATTTTCTTCTTTCGCTTCTACACTTACAGAAATGTAATCAGAAGTTTTTTCTGCTGTTTCTTGTAAGTCGATAGCTGGAAGCTTCACTTCACGGCCGTAAATAGCAGCTACTTCATATGCAACACCTAACATGTTTAAGCAATCTGCACGGTTTGGTGTTAAACCAAGCTCAAGTACTTCATCATGTAAGTTTAAAATTTCAAGTGCATCTGCACCAACTTCAGCGTCACTCGGGAAGATGAAGATACCGTCTGCGTACTCTTTCGCAACTAGCTTTCCATCAATACCAAGCTCTTGAAGAGCACAAACCATACCGTGAGAAGCTTCTCCACGTAGTTTTGCTTTTTTAATTTTGAAATTACCAGGAAGTACAGCACCAACTTTTGCAACTGGTACTTTTAAACCTTTTGCAATGTTAGCAGCACCACAAATAATTTGTACTGGTTCTTCTTCACCGATATCGATTAAGCATTTGCTTAATTTATCAGCTTCTGGGTGTTTTTCACATTCTAATACGTGACCAACTACAACACCTTTTACACCTTTATTTAATACTTCAACGCCTTCTACTTCAATACCACTTTTCGTGATTTTGTCTGCTAGTTCTTGTGCTGTTACATCTTTAATATCTACATACTCTTGTAACCAACGATATGATACGAACATATTTATCCTCTCCTTCCCTTACGCTCGTTTGAATTGTTGTAAGAAACGCACATCATTTGTATAGAAATGACGAATGTCATCTACGCCGTATTTCAACATTGCGATACGCTCTGCGCCCATACCGAATGCGAAACCTTGATATTCTTTTGAGTCATAACCAGCCATTTCAAGTACGTTCGGATGAACCATACCTGCGCCTAAAATTTCAATCCAGCCAGTTCCTTTACAAGTGCCGCAACCTTTACCGTGACACATCATACAAGAAATATCCATCTCTACAGATGGCTCTGTGAATGGGAAGAAACTTGGACGAAGACGGATTTCACGGTCTTCACCGAACATCTTTTTCACGAATACTTGCAGTGTTCCTTTTAAATCACTCATACGAATGTTTTTATCAATTACAAGACCTTCAATTTGCATGAACTGGTGTGAATGTGTCGCATCATCGTCATCGCGGCGATACACTTTACCAGGACAAATAATTTTGATTGGGCCCTTTTCTTTATTATTTTCCATCGTACGTGCTTGCACAGAAGATGTATGCGTACGTAGTAACGTTTCTTCTGTAATGTAGAATGTATCTTGCATATCACGCGCTGGGTGATCTTTCGGTAAGTTTAATGCTTCGAAGTTGTAGTAGTCTTTTTCTACTTCTGTTCCTTCAGCCACTTCATAACCCATCCCAATGAATACATCTTCAATTTGTTCAACAACAGCTGTTAACGGATGGTGACAACCTGTTTCAACAGGACGACCTGGTAGTGTAACATCAATAGTTTCAGTAGCTAATTTTGCTTCAATTACCGCTTTTTCTAAGTTACCAATTTTGTCATCTAGACGCGTTTGAATTGCTTCACGTACTTCATTTACTAATGCTCCCATACGTGGACGCTCTTCTGCTGATAATTTTCCCATGCCGCGTAATACTTCTGTAATTGGACCTTTTTTTCCTAAATACGCTACGCGTACGTCGTTTAAGCCCTTTAGCTCTTTCGCTTCTTCAATAAGCTCTAACGCTTTTTGCTTTAGCTCTTTTAAACGTGCTTCCATTTGGAACCCTCCTAATTTTAAAAATAAAAAAACCTCGCTCCCAAAAAGGGACGAGGTAAATTCGCGGTACCACCCTAAATTGACAGAACAAGTCTGCCCACTCATTAGTTATAACGATCAATTCTGACCGGAACGCCTTTACATATAAATGGTCCTGGCGTCAACTCCAGAGGTGAATTCACTTCCGTCTACCATAAGAATGCTTTCAGTCTACGGCACTCTCTCCCTATATGGCGATTTTGTAAGCTACTCTTCTCTATCAACGTTTTTCGTTATTTAACTTTTATTGTATGTTCATTACAAACATATACTTCAACTTATTATAAGAAGTTTTTTATTTGTTCGCAACTGGGCTTTGTAAATAATATGTTAAAATCCCTGCTGCAACCGCAACATTTAATGATTCTGCCCCACCGTAAATCGGAATATACAAGTTTTGATCAGTTTTCACAAGAATTTCTTGGCGTACGCCACTTCCTTCATTTCCTACAATTAATGCAAAACTTCCGGCCGGTGTTACTTCACCATACGGAACTCCATTTTCAAGAGCTGTTCCATATACAGGAACATTATTTTCTTTTAACTTGTCTACCCATTCTTCTAAGTTCCCTTTTACAATCGGTAAGTGGAAAATAGAACCTTGTGTAGAGCGTAATACTTTACTATTGTAAACATCAACGCAACCTTCTCCAAGCACAACGGCATGAATACCAGCTGCATCAGCTGTACGAATAATCGTCCCTAAATTACCCGGGTCTTGAAGACCATCTAATAAAAGAAATTTCCCATCTGTAAGAGCTACTTCTTTCTCATCTTTCTCACAAACAGCAAATACACCTTGCGTTGTTTCTGTTTCACGAAGTACCTTTACAATTGCTTCAGGTACGATATACATTTCAACATCAGTAACTGTCCAATCTTTCGGAAGATCAGTTTGATCTGAAACGATAAGTTCTGTTACAACTCCTGCCCTTAAAGCTTCCTCCACTAAGTGGAATCCTTCTACGAAGAATACACCTTTTTTATCGCGCTCTTTTTTCGTCTGCAGCTTTTTCCACTGCTTCACACGCGGATTTTGTACTGAATCAATGTTTTTCATAATATGTATTTCCCTCTCTTCTTGTCTTATCATTATAGCCTATTTTTCATACATATTTACATAAAAAAGAACAAAAACTAATGTCAGTTTCAATTCAGAAGAAGAGGTGAAAGTGATGAATTTTAATCTACGCGGTGCTGTATTAGCGAATGTATCTGGAAATTCACAAGATCAATTACAAGAAACAATTGTTGATGCAATTCAAAGCGGCGAAGAAAAAATGCTTCCAGGGCTCGGCGTTTTATTCGAAGTCATTTGGAAAAATGCGGATGAAAATGAAAAGCATGAAATGTTAGAAACACTTGAGCAAGGCTTAAAAAAATAAGCATTCACAAATCACCTTAGCATAAGCTAAGGTGATTTTTATGTGCACACAAAAATTTTCTTCTCCTAAACATTTCTACTTTACTAACTCTACTTGATGGAGTACAATGTTCAAAATACATTTAAACCGATCGATTTTCTTCATATACACCATTAGATAAAGTGAAACTTTAATTAGTGGGGAGGGGTGTTCATCCCCACTAATTATTAGCCTTCACCAATCGGGCTTTTACGGGCAGTTGATTCCCCACCTAACTTCCTCGTATTCGCCGAATTTTGAAGTAGGAATCTTACTGCCCGTTAAAGCGGGATAAAAGGAGTGAATGTTTTATGCACCGTATTACGCTTGAACAAATTTTTCAACATCACATTACACAAAAATACGTAAACCGTTCTGGAATGGTCCATGCAATTGCTGTCGCTTACCATGCGTTTCACTTAGCTAAAAAGCATCACGCCTCAGTCGATGCTGCAACAAAAGCTGGTTTCCTTCATGATATCGGACATCATACATGGTACACAGGCGGCGAATGGGACTATGAACTGTACAAAAAGAATGATATACATGCGATTAAAGGAGCAGAAAGAGCTCATAAATTATTAATCCGCTTAGGAGAACATCCTATTCAAGCAAAAGAAATTTCAGTTGCAATTTTATTGCACACTGATTCTTTCCTAGTAGAACAAACGCTTGAAAGAACGCCTTTACAAAATATTATTAAGTGGGCAGATGAAGCGGACGAAGAACCGGGTGGAGCACACCATTATAGAACGATTTCTTATGAAAAAGCATTAAAAGCAATTCAGCAATTAGACCGACTGATAGAGCGTGAGTTACAAATACAAAAAGCAAAATCTCATAAAAAAGTAGAGCAAATCTACCAATAAAAAAGAGGCATCACTACAGTGTGATACCTCTTTTATTATTTTACCCTAAAAAATACACAGAATATTTAAAAACACAATCTTGTATGTAATATTTAAACGTAACATTCCAAACGTAAATCAATTATAATTATATATAAATATAGAGAGGTGATTTAAATATATGCAATCAACTACACAACTTCCGTATGAACAAAAATACTCCATGTCATGGGGACAATTTATTAGCTCTGTCTTATTCGCTTTCTTTGGCACTGGGCTTATCACTTTATTCCTAGCACTGCCTTTAACGATTTACACAGATGGTCTTACAAATAAAAAACAAACCGCCTTGTACGAATCTATCGCAAACACCACAAGTATTGCATTACAACTATTCGTTTTGTTATTGTTCATATTTAAATATAAACCAGCAAAAAAACTATTATTATCGGCTTTTAACTTTGAAGCACTCAAAAACTGGCGTACATACGTATACTTACTTCTTTTCTTCGTTTTAAATATTATTCTCAATTTCATTATGTTAAATTATGTATTCCCAGACGCAACAACCGAACAATCTTCCGCCTTAAGCTTAAACATTTTAAATCAGTATCAAATATTATTACTTATCGGCTTTGCAATACTCACACCCATTTTTGAAGAACTCATTTTCCGAGGTTTTATACTTCGCTTCTTCTCAGAGCGTTTTCCATTTTGGATTGCAGCAATTTTAACAAGCTTCTTCTTCGGAATTGCTCACACATACTCACTTGGGGTAATGGTAATCACTTTCTTCATGGGGCTATTGATGGCTATATTATGTAAGAAAACGAACTCTATTATTCCAGCTATGCTCTTTCATATTATGAATAATACATTGGCCTTTTTAGGCTAAAAAGGAGGTATCACCTTGATATCTCCTTTTACTAATTTTCTACACTTATTCATTCATTTTGTTCCCCTTCATTTCTATCAACTCATGTCCGTAGATGATTCATTCCCTATTCAATAGAGATTTTTTCTAATCTCATGTTATCAACTACTTAAAAATATGATAGGAGATTTCATATAGAAGATGATGGAATATTAGTTTAGGTTTTCTTAGCCCCCATTTTTATGTTATGTGGAATTATTGGTGGCGTTTTTTTAATTGCTGCTGGAATTAAATATCGTAAATCACTTACCATTATAGCTGGATTGGTTTGCCTATTACTTATCATTGTTCCTATCATTATTAGTATAGGAATTGGAATAGATGTAGAGAAACAAATTCCAATTTCAGCTACTGTGTATTGGAGCCTATTCCCTTTAGCTGGACTATTAGCTATTGTAAGTGGGAGACAAATAACAAGCATTCGTTCTATGGGAACGATTATGTTTATAACGGGATTCTTCATGGTAATTGCTTATCAACTTCTAGTTATGACTTAATAGTTTTATGAAAGCACAAAAAAGCAGGGAAAATTAATTCCCTGCTTTTCTATTTGGTTTATTACCTGACTGTAAGAAGAATGATAACACCCAAGCAATACCTGCTAATATTGTTGCAATTAAGAAGGCATCGTTAATACCGTTAATTGCAGATAGCTTCGAAATTTGTCCGGATAATAATTGGGAGCTCATTGCATCTCCTGCTTGTGCAGAACCGGCTACCGCTGCTAAACTTTGACCCATTCCATGCGCTTTATCAACTAAAATCGGGTTTGTTGTTGTTAACATATTGCCGTAATCTGCTACGTGAGCAGTAGTTTGCTGCGTCATAATTGTGATTAAGATTGCTGTTCCAATTGAACCAGCTACTTGTCTCGATGTATTTTGCGTTGCTGTACCGTGAGAAATTAATTTCATCGGCAGCGCGTTCATACCAGCTGTCATAATTGGCATCATAATGAATGACATACCAATTGAACGTATAATATAATCCGTCATAATAACGCTATACGGTGTATCCATCGATAACTTTGTAAATTCATATGTCGCAAATGTCGTAATAGCTAATCCAATAATTGCTAGCGGACGAATGCCGTATTTATCAAATAACTTCCCTGCAATCGGTCCCATAATCCCCATAATTAATGATCCTGGAAGAAGTAGTAAACCCGATTCGATTGGCGTAAAGCCGCGAATATTTTGCAAGTATACTGGAAGTAATAACATACCTCCAAATAATGCCATCGTTACGATCGCGTTAATTAATAATGTGAAAGTGAACGTTGGATATTTAAACACTTGTAAATCAAGCATTTTATTATCAGTCGTTAGCTCTCTCCAAATAAATACTGCGATACCTATTACACCAACAATAAGTGAAATAACAACTTCCGCACTAGTCCAACTATTATTCCCAGCTTCACTAAATCCGTACAGTAAGCTGCCTAATCCAATACTTGAACTAATAACACCAAATATATCTAGCTTCGTTTTAGAAACTGGCTGAGCTAGTGTAAAGAATTTTAAAGATAAAAACGTGATAATTAAACCGATAACAAACATTGCATAGAACATTAAGTTCCAGCTATAGTTTTCAATAACCCAACCTGTTACAGTCGGTCCGATAGCAGGTGCTAAAATCATTGCTACCCCCAATAATCCCATAGCTGCTCCGCGCTTATGAGGTGGAAATAACGTCATGAAGATATTCATACCAACTGGCATTAAAATACCTGCACCAACCGCTTGAATAACGCGGCCTGTCATCATCATCGTAAAGTTTCCTGATGTAGCACAAATGATAGATCCTACAGTAAAGAATAACATCGCCGCTACGAATAATTTACGATACGTAAACCGTGAAACTAAAAAGGCACTAATCGGTACTAAAATTCCGTTTACAAGCATGAAGCCTGTAATTAACCATTGTGCTGTTGAAGTCGATACGTTAAATTCGTTCATTAATGGTGGCAACGCAACATTAATGATTGTTTGGTTTAAAATAGAAACGAACATACCGAGAATTAATACGGCTACAACCGCTTTTACATTTACACTCTCTATCGGCAATTGTCTCTTCAGCATTTCTTTTTCCTGTTTCACTTGTTCTTGCTTCCCTGTTTCTAATTCCACTACATTAGAAGCTTCTGTTTCTTGTTTTTGTTCAAGTTCTTTCTCTACTGTTTCTACTTTACTTACTTCTATCTTACTTACGGCTGGGACTTGTTCTTCTCCCACATTCGTTTTTTTCTTTCGTAAAAGACGATTTACAAGGAAGAAGACGATTATACAAAATAGTGCATATCCTGCAATTGCAATTGAGGACATCTCATCTCCCCCTTACTTATGAATACGAACTGTCACATTCATTCCAGGAACAATATTTACTGATTTGCTATGATCTAAAGAAATTTTAACTGGTACAACTTGAGTTACTTTCGTATAGTTCGCTGTTGCGTTGCTTGATGGTAACATAGAAAATGTATTTGCTGTTGTTAATCCAACTTGTTCTACTTTCCCTGTTAACGTTGTATCTGGATATGCATCTACATATACATCTACTGTTTGACCTTTTTGAACATCATCAACATCTGTTTCTTCAATGTTTGCTGTTACCCATAAATTGTTCATATCAAATGCGTAAGCAATCGGGCTTCCTGCTCCAACGAACGCATTTGTTGTTGCGTTTGATTGTACA
The DNA window shown above is from Bacillus clarus and carries:
- a CDS encoding DHA2 family efflux MFS transporter permease subunit, which translates into the protein MSSIAIAGYALFCIIVFFLVNRLLRKKKTNVGEEQVPAVSKIEVSKVETVEKELEQKQETEASNVVELETGKQEQVKQEKEMLKRQLPIESVNVKAVVAVLILGMFVSILNQTIINVALPPLMNEFNVSTSTAQWLITGFMLVNGILVPISAFLVSRFTYRKLFVAAMLFFTVGSIICATSGNFTMMMTGRVIQAVGAGILMPVGMNIFMTLFPPHKRGAAMGLLGVAMILAPAIGPTVTGWVIENYSWNLMFYAMFVIGLIITFLSLKFFTLAQPVSKTKLDIFGVISSSIGLGSLLYGFSEAGNNSWTSAEVVISLIVGVIGIAVFIWRELTTDNKMLDLQVFKYPTFTFTLLINAIVTMALFGGMLLLPVYLQNIRGFTPIESGLLLLPGSLIMGIMGPIAGKLFDKYGIRPLAIIGLAITTFATYEFTKLSMDTPYSVIMTDYIIRSIGMSFIMMPIMTAGMNALPMKLISHGTATQNTSRQVAGSIGTAILITIMTQQTTAHVADYGNMLTTTNPILVDKAHGMGQSLAAVAGSAQAGDAMSSQLLSGQISKLSAINGINDAFLIATILAGIAWVLSFFLQSGNKPNRKAGN
- a CDS encoding HD domain-containing protein — translated: MHRITLEQIFQHHITQKYVNRSGMVHAIAVAYHAFHLAKKHHASVDAATKAGFLHDIGHHTWYTGGEWDYELYKKNDIHAIKGAERAHKLLIRLGEHPIQAKEISVAILLHTDSFLVEQTLERTPLQNIIKWADEADEEPGGAHHYRTISYEKALKAIQQLDRLIERELQIQKAKSHKKVEQIYQ
- a CDS encoding HlyD family secretion protein; amino-acid sequence: MNQFRRMVIINIITLIVLVGGGIGGYYYYNQAENYLKTDNAKIDGKVIPIASPVAGKLTEWKAEVGKNYNENDKLGAVTVAGANGEQTMDVTIPQNATVVQSNATTNAFVGAGSPIAYAFDMNNLWVTANIEETDVDDVQKGQTVDVYVDAYPDTTLTGKVEQVGLTTANTFSMLPSSNATANYTKVTQVVPVKISLDHSKSVNIVPGMNVTVRIHK
- a CDS encoding CPBP family intramembrane glutamic endopeptidase — encoded protein: MQSTTQLPYEQKYSMSWGQFISSVLFAFFGTGLITLFLALPLTIYTDGLTNKKQTALYESIANTTSIALQLFVLLLFIFKYKPAKKLLLSAFNFEALKNWRTYVYLLLFFVLNIILNFIMLNYVFPDATTEQSSALSLNILNQYQILLLIGFAILTPIFEELIFRGFILRFFSERFPFWIAAILTSFFFGIAHTYSLGVMVITFFMGLLMAILCKKTNSIIPAMLFHIMNNTLAFLG